A single genomic interval of Bradyrhizobium sp. sBnM-33 harbors:
- a CDS encoding (2Fe-2S)-binding protein, giving the protein MGFTIEVNGTTRSADVDSDTPLLWVLRDILGMTGTKFGCGAALCGACTVHVDGVATRSCITPVDSIGSAQVTTIEAVGKTDVGAKIQKAWLEHEVVQCGYCQSGQIMSAAALLASNPRPTDADIDDAMSGNICRCGTYIRIREAIKLAAQSNVSGG; this is encoded by the coding sequence ATGGGCTTCACAATCGAAGTCAACGGAACCACGCGTAGTGCCGATGTTGATAGCGACACGCCATTGCTCTGGGTCCTGCGCGACATACTCGGCATGACCGGCACGAAATTCGGCTGTGGCGCGGCGCTGTGCGGCGCTTGCACGGTACATGTTGACGGCGTTGCCACCCGGTCTTGCATCACACCGGTTGACAGTATCGGAAGCGCGCAGGTCACGACGATTGAAGCGGTGGGCAAGACGGATGTCGGCGCGAAAATTCAGAAGGCATGGCTGGAGCATGAGGTCGTCCAATGCGGCTACTGTCAGTCCGGGCAGATCATGTCAGCCGCGGCGCTGCTGGCGAGCAATCCGCGCCCGACCGACGCCGACATCGATGACGCCATGAGCGGCAATATCTGTCGTTGCGGCACTTACATCCGCATCCGCGAAGCCATCAAGCTCGCGGCGCAATCGAACGTTAGCGGAGGCTGA
- a CDS encoding xanthine dehydrogenase family protein molybdopterin-binding subunit, with product MTLDRTEPRASDTSLSRRGFLATAAATGGGLMLSLSLPFGRSDAASDSFVPNAFIRIAQDGRVVLTMPYVEMGQGTYTSIPMLIAEELEVSLNQVRLEHAPPNEKLYANPLLGVQLTGNSNAMRGAWKPLREAGATARTMLIAAAAKRWGVDPKACSAQDGEVIHAETGRRLTYGALAADAAKIPVPVSVMLKEPGAFKLIGTPTKRLDAPAKVNGTAVYGIDASPQGVKFATLAQSPVFGGRVKSLDDAAARAVTGVRQIVRLDDAVAVVADHMGAAKKGLAALKVEWNDGPHAGLTTEVIAKELEQATLSAGAVAQSIGDADKAMAGAASKVEANYQVPFLAHATMEPMNCTVHLRKDTCEIWVGSQAVARVQAAAAKTVGLPPEKVIVHNHLIGGGFGRRLEVDGVIRAVQIAQHVNGPVKVVWTREEDIQHDMYRPYWFDRFTAGLDETGKPVAWRHRFAGSSVIARYLPPAFKNGLDPDSIEGAIDLVYALPNFHVEYVRVEPAGIPTAFWRSVGPSHNVFVVESFMDELAAAAKQDAVGYRRALLDKSPRARAVLELAAERAGWGQPLPKGRGRGVSLQFAFGSYLAQIAEVEVSKGGAVRVHRVVCAVDCGTVVNPDTVQAQIQSGIIFGTTAALYGEITLKDGRVEQTNFDTYQILRMNEAPTIEVHVVKSSEAPGGMGETGTSAIVPAISNAIFAATGKRLRKMPIDIRSLKQPA from the coding sequence ATGACGCTGGATCGCACCGAACCCCGCGCTTCCGACACCAGCCTTTCGCGGCGTGGCTTCCTGGCCACGGCTGCGGCCACCGGCGGCGGCTTGATGCTGAGTTTGAGCTTGCCTTTCGGCCGCAGTGACGCTGCTTCCGACAGTTTCGTGCCGAACGCTTTCATTCGCATCGCGCAGGACGGACGGGTCGTGCTTACCATGCCCTATGTGGAGATGGGCCAAGGAACATACACGTCTATTCCTATGCTAATCGCGGAAGAGCTCGAAGTCAGTCTGAACCAGGTGCGCCTGGAGCATGCCCCGCCGAACGAAAAGCTCTACGCCAATCCGCTGCTTGGGGTGCAGCTTACCGGTAATTCGAACGCGATGCGCGGGGCATGGAAACCGCTGCGCGAGGCGGGAGCAACCGCAAGGACCATGCTCATCGCCGCAGCGGCCAAGCGCTGGGGCGTCGATCCGAAGGCCTGCAGTGCACAGGACGGTGAGGTGATCCACGCGGAGACCGGGCGACGCCTGACATACGGTGCGCTCGCCGCCGACGCAGCGAAGATACCTGTTCCAGTCAGTGTCATGCTGAAGGAACCCGGGGCTTTCAAGCTGATCGGTACGCCGACCAAGCGCCTCGACGCACCGGCGAAGGTCAATGGGACGGCCGTCTACGGCATCGACGCAAGTCCGCAAGGCGTGAAGTTTGCGACGCTCGCGCAGTCACCCGTGTTCGGGGGCCGAGTGAAGAGTCTGGACGATGCGGCGGCTAGGGCCGTAACGGGCGTGCGTCAAATTGTGCGGCTCGACGATGCTGTTGCGGTTGTCGCCGACCACATGGGAGCCGCCAAAAAAGGACTAGCAGCGCTCAAGGTCGAATGGAACGACGGCCCGCATGCTGGGCTCACCACTGAAGTGATTGCGAAAGAGCTTGAGCAAGCGACACTTTCGGCGGGCGCTGTGGCGCAGAGTATCGGTGATGCAGACAAGGCGATGGCAGGCGCCGCGAGCAAAGTTGAGGCAAACTATCAGGTTCCGTTCCTTGCCCACGCGACGATGGAGCCGATGAACTGCACGGTTCATCTTCGCAAGGACACGTGCGAGATCTGGGTTGGCAGCCAGGCGGTGGCGCGTGTCCAAGCCGCAGCGGCAAAGACGGTCGGCCTGCCGCCCGAGAAGGTGATCGTACACAACCATCTGATCGGCGGCGGTTTTGGCCGGCGGCTCGAGGTCGACGGTGTGATCCGTGCCGTTCAGATCGCACAACATGTGAATGGCCCCGTGAAAGTCGTTTGGACTCGCGAAGAAGACATCCAGCACGACATGTACCGGCCCTATTGGTTCGACCGGTTCACCGCCGGTCTCGACGAAACAGGCAAGCCGGTGGCTTGGCGTCATCGCTTCGCGGGCTCGTCCGTGATCGCGCGGTATCTGCCTCCGGCTTTCAAGAACGGGCTCGATCCGGACTCGATCGAAGGCGCGATCGATCTCGTCTACGCCCTTCCGAATTTCCACGTCGAGTATGTGCGGGTCGAGCCGGCCGGTATACCGACGGCCTTCTGGCGGTCCGTTGGTCCGTCGCACAATGTTTTTGTCGTCGAAAGCTTTATGGACGAACTGGCGGCCGCGGCGAAGCAGGATGCGGTCGGCTATAGGCGGGCTCTGCTTGACAAGTCGCCACGTGCCAGGGCGGTGCTTGAGCTTGCCGCCGAAAGGGCAGGCTGGGGACAGCCTCTGCCGAAAGGAAGGGGGCGCGGCGTCTCGTTGCAATTCGCCTTCGGCAGCTACCTCGCACAAATTGCCGAGGTTGAGGTGTCAAAGGGCGGAGCCGTCCGCGTTCATCGCGTGGTGTGCGCCGTTGATTGTGGCACCGTGGTCAATCCTGACACGGTCCAGGCGCAGATACAGAGCGGGATCATCTTCGGCACCACTGCGGCGCTCTATGGCGAGATTACGCTGAAGGACGGCCGTGTCGAACAAACGAACTTCGACACTTATCAAATCCTGCGCATGAACGAAGCGCCTACGATCGAGGTCCACGTCGTCAAAAGCTCGGAGGCACCGGGCGGTATGGGCGAGACGGGCACGTCAGCGATCGTGCCAGCCATCAGCAACGCCATCTTCGCGGCAACTGGCAAACGTCTGCGAAAAATGCCGATCGATATTCGATCGCTCAAACAGCCCGCGTGA
- a CDS encoding Ohr family peroxiredoxin, which translates to MSETSKVVYTARIHTTGGRKHGVSRSSDGYLDIRLAAPGRIGTNPEHLFAAAWSACFEHAIRLAAQRRNITLSAGITIDAEVNLNVAASGDFLSAGLNVSIRGVERDLAQALVDEAHEICPYSKATRGNIDVAIKLAEPVSR; encoded by the coding sequence ATGAGCGAGACTTCAAAGGTCGTGTACACTGCCAGAATCCACACCACAGGTGGCCGCAAGCATGGCGTCTCGCGCAGCTCGGACGGGTACTTGGACATCAGGCTGGCGGCTCCAGGCCGCATCGGCACCAACCCGGAGCACCTGTTCGCTGCAGCCTGGTCGGCCTGCTTTGAGCATGCGATCAGATTGGCCGCCCAAAGGAGGAACATTACCCTGTCGGCCGGCATCACGATCGACGCAGAAGTAAATCTGAACGTTGCGGCCAGCGGCGACTTCCTAAGCGCTGGCCTCAACGTCAGCATTCGGGGCGTCGAGCGCGACCTTGCCCAAGCTCTGGTCGACGAAGCACACGAGATTTGTCCGTACTCAAAAGCGACACGGGGCAACATCGACGTAGCGATCAAGCTGGCCGAGCCGGTCTCGCGCTGA
- a CDS encoding redoxin domain-containing protein, which yields MAAILAAAIGAPIAGFVSEMKGQPMTSTGARVPFLHGFPIGPSAGQNALASLDRANEWLNSPALTSESLRGKVVLVNFWTYTCINWRRQLPYVRAWHEKYKDQGLVVIGIHAPEFEFETNTANVRWAAEDMKVDYPVAVDNNHTIWRAFENQAWPALYLIDAQGRVRHSFFGEGSYEQSEMVIQALLREAGATSVSDKPVTVDARAHEAAPDWANLKSLENYVGFERTENFASPDGVLRDKPRLYRPPAQLSLNEWALSGEWTVKRDAAALNKAGGSVTYRFHARDLHLVMGPAVRGSPIKFRVLIDGQPPSSARGVDVDEQGYGTVTEQRMYTLIRQPGPIADRQFEIEFFGSGAEVFAFTFG from the coding sequence GTGGCAGCAATCCTTGCCGCGGCGATCGGGGCGCCGATCGCCGGCTTTGTCAGCGAAATGAAAGGTCAGCCGATGACGTCCACCGGAGCGCGCGTTCCGTTCCTTCACGGATTCCCTATCGGCCCGTCTGCCGGTCAAAATGCGCTGGCATCGCTTGACCGCGCGAACGAATGGCTAAATTCGCCGGCTCTGACCTCGGAATCTCTGCGCGGAAAGGTCGTCCTGGTCAATTTCTGGACTTACACCTGCATCAACTGGCGTCGTCAGCTTCCGTATGTCCGTGCCTGGCATGAGAAATACAAGGACCAGGGACTGGTGGTGATTGGCATTCACGCCCCGGAGTTCGAATTCGAAACGAACACGGCAAACGTTCGCTGGGCCGCGGAAGACATGAAGGTCGACTACCCAGTTGCGGTCGACAACAATCATACCATTTGGCGCGCATTCGAGAACCAAGCCTGGCCGGCTCTCTACTTGATTGATGCGCAAGGACGTGTCCGCCATTCCTTTTTTGGCGAAGGCTCCTATGAGCAGTCGGAGATGGTCATCCAGGCGCTGCTGCGAGAGGCCGGAGCCACTAGCGTCAGTGACAAGCCGGTTACGGTGGATGCCCGCGCCCACGAGGCTGCCCCCGACTGGGCCAATCTCAAATCTCTCGAAAACTATGTCGGGTTCGAGCGCACCGAGAACTTTGCGTCACCAGACGGCGTATTGCGGGACAAACCGCGCCTGTATCGACCGCCCGCGCAGCTGAGCCTGAATGAATGGGCTCTCTCCGGCGAGTGGACGGTGAAGCGGGATGCCGCCGCTCTGAACAAAGCCGGAGGAAGCGTCACGTACCGCTTTCACGCCCGCGACCTTCACCTCGTCATGGGTCCGGCAGTGCGTGGATCGCCCATAAAATTCCGTGTGCTGATCGACGGACAGCCGCCAAGCTCCGCCCGTGGGGTCGACGTCGACGAGCAGGGCTACGGCACGGTGACCGAACAGCGGATGTACACGCTGATCCGGCAACCCGGCCCAATCGCCGATCGCCAGTTCGAAATCGAGTTCTTCGGCTCCGGCGCGGAGGTCTTCGCCTTCACGTTCGGCTGA
- a CDS encoding NADPH-dependent FMN reductase, with translation MRNRILVFYGSYRSDRMGIRLAQFVIEQLRRRGDDVELIDAKAIDLPILDRMYKEYPKGEAPERLEQLAGKIRDADGFVFITGEYNWGVQPGLKNLTDHFLEEWFWRPAAIVSYSAGRLSGARAATAWHGTLSEMGMVVVSSTIGVGPIGQTLSVEGQPVGENGQALKQAFPRFADDLTWWVEAAKAQRQRKAPPY, from the coding sequence GTGCGCAATCGCATTCTCGTCTTTTACGGCTCCTATCGTTCGGATCGGATGGGGATTCGGCTCGCTCAATTTGTGATCGAGCAGTTGCGACGCCGGGGCGATGACGTCGAGTTGATCGACGCCAAGGCGATCGATCTCCCGATACTTGATCGAATGTACAAGGAATATCCGAAGGGCGAAGCTCCCGAACGCCTTGAGCAGCTCGCCGGCAAGATCCGCGACGCCGACGGGTTCGTGTTCATCACTGGCGAGTACAATTGGGGCGTCCAGCCCGGGCTGAAGAACCTCACGGATCATTTCCTGGAGGAATGGTTCTGGCGGCCCGCAGCGATCGTCAGCTATTCCGCCGGTCGTTTGTCCGGTGCGCGCGCGGCAACCGCCTGGCACGGTACACTCTCCGAGATGGGAATGGTGGTGGTTTCCAGCACTATTGGTGTTGGTCCGATCGGACAGACCTTGTCGGTCGAAGGCCAACCTGTTGGGGAAAACGGTCAGGCGCTTAAGCAGGCGTTCCCCCGTTTTGCCGACGACCTTACGTGGTGGGTGGAAGCGGCCAAGGCGCAGCGACAGCGCAAGGCGCCGCCGTATTGA
- a CDS encoding SDR family NAD(P)-dependent oxidoreductase → MSTSPKGVAVVTGASAGIGAIYADRLARRGHDLILVARNQARLDDLATRITGATGRVVKPVAADLNNRADLKRIETILATDTRITMLVNNAGVGALEPLLQSDVDAMEAMIGLNVTALTRLAYAAAPAFVGRGGGAIINISSVVAIAPEVLNGVYGGTKAFVLALSQSLHKELVDKNVRIQAVLPGATATNFWNAAGGSHENLPSNIVMRSDDLVDAALAGFDQGELVTIPSLPDAGDWTAFEEARQTLMPNLSLNSVAARYRTADAA, encoded by the coding sequence ATGTCGACCTCCCCTAAAGGCGTCGCAGTCGTGACAGGAGCCTCCGCCGGAATCGGCGCGATCTATGCCGACCGGCTGGCCCGCCGCGGCCACGACCTTATCCTCGTCGCACGCAACCAAGCCCGGCTCGACGACCTGGCGACGCGCATCACCGGCGCGACGGGACGTGTGGTCAAGCCTGTCGCCGCCGACCTCAACAACAGGGCAGATCTGAAGCGAATCGAGACGATCCTCGCCACCGACACCAGGATCACGATGCTGGTCAACAATGCGGGCGTCGGCGCGCTCGAACCGCTTCTGCAGTCCGACGTTGACGCCATGGAGGCGATGATTGGCCTCAATGTCACGGCGCTGACGCGGCTCGCCTATGCCGCTGCTCCGGCGTTCGTCGGCCGCGGGGGTGGCGCGATCATCAACATCAGCTCAGTGGTGGCCATCGCGCCGGAAGTCCTGAATGGCGTCTATGGCGGGACGAAAGCTTTCGTGCTGGCCTTGAGCCAATCGCTTCACAAGGAGCTGGTTGACAAGAACGTGCGTATCCAGGCCGTCTTGCCCGGTGCGACCGCGACCAACTTCTGGAACGCGGCGGGCGGCTCGCACGAAAATCTGCCGAGCAATATCGTCATGCGGTCGGACGACCTCGTCGATGCTGCGCTTGCCGGCTTCGATCAGGGCGAACTCGTCACCATCCCCTCGCTTCCCGACGCAGGGGATTGGACCGCCTTCGAAGAGGCGCGTCAAACGCTCATGCCGAATCTTTCTCTCAATTCCGTGGCGGCGCGATACCGAACCGCCGATGCGGCGTAG
- a CDS encoding VOC family protein, protein MNIQVRNNSEIDPSRARGIDLKLEVVAIPVSDVDRAKQFYSRLGWRLDADFIDGNHFRGVQFTPPGSPTSIHFGMGVTSAAPGTAQGLFLVVSDIEAARAEFVGRGVDVGEIFHIAAPGHPPMPGPDPERRSYFSYAPFSDPDGNSWLLQEVTARFPGRVDASQTKFSSGADLAAALRRAAEAHGQYEKRLGGRHDENWPEWYAEYLIAEQAGKDLPQ, encoded by the coding sequence ATGAACATCCAAGTACGCAACAACTCTGAAATCGATCCTTCGAGGGCGAGGGGCATTGACCTCAAACTCGAGGTTGTCGCGATTCCCGTCTCGGACGTTGATCGCGCCAAGCAGTTTTACAGCCGCCTGGGCTGGAGACTCGACGCCGACTTTATCGACGGTAACCATTTTCGGGGCGTGCAATTCACGCCTCCAGGCTCGCCGACTTCGATCCACTTCGGGATGGGCGTCACATCAGCCGCACCCGGCACGGCACAAGGGTTGTTCCTCGTGGTATCAGATATCGAGGCGGCGCGCGCCGAGTTCGTCGGGCGCGGCGTCGATGTGGGCGAAATCTTCCACATTGCCGCTCCCGGACATCCGCCGATGCCCGGCCCGGATCCGGAGCGCCGCAGCTACTTCTCGTACGCCCCGTTCAGCGACCCGGACGGCAACTCCTGGCTACTGCAGGAGGTCACCGCGCGCTTTCCCGGACGCGTAGACGCGAGCCAAACGAAGTTTTCTTCGGGAGCCGATCTGGCGGCCGCTCTCCGGCGGGCGGCAGAAGCACACGGCCAGTACGAGAAGCGCCTCGGGGGACGGCACGATGAGAACTGGCCTGAATGGTACGCCGAGTACCTGATTGCAGAGCAGGCCGGCAAGGACCTGCCGCAATAG
- a CDS encoding cupin domain-containing protein: MKIRSIFGAAYAAIAIATAVPAAAHGVGETVTPHFQQTIPNIPGKSLVALVVDYAPGGASPSHIHAKSAFIFGYVLSGEIESQVNDEPKRVYRAGESFYETPGSRHPVSRNASKAKPARLLAVFVVDTDEKELTTPVERDPSFRSKK, translated from the coding sequence ATGAAAATACGATCGATCTTCGGCGCGGCCTATGCTGCGATTGCCATCGCCACTGCGGTGCCTGCCGCCGCGCATGGCGTCGGCGAAACGGTCACGCCGCACTTTCAGCAGACAATACCCAATATCCCAGGCAAGTCACTGGTCGCCCTGGTTGTCGACTATGCGCCGGGCGGGGCGTCGCCTTCGCACATCCATGCCAAATCGGCTTTCATCTTCGGCTACGTCTTGTCGGGAGAAATCGAGTCCCAGGTGAATGACGAACCCAAGCGGGTCTACCGCGCCGGCGAAAGCTTTTACGAGACGCCGGGCTCACGTCATCCCGTCAGTCGCAATGCGAGCAAGGCCAAGCCGGCAAGGCTGCTCGCAGTTTTCGTCGTCGATACCGACGAAAAAGAACTGACTACCCCCGTTGAGCGAGACCCGTCATTCAGGAGCAAAAAATGA
- a CDS encoding enoyl-CoA hydratase/isomerase family protein — protein MNFPEKPNATPRVLLERRLPSYWRVTFDHPPLNVFGPETIPQLNAIITALETDDHVKVVVFDSAVEGFFLTHYDFLSPLEDSTSIPPGPTGLQALPDMLVRLSRAPVVSIASIRGRATGVGSELALASDMRFASREKAILSQWEVGAGLVPGGGPMARLPRLVGRGRALEILLGADDVRGDLAERYGYVNRSFPDAELDSFVDALAMRIASFDKQAIADTKRLVNAASLPADADIAPEWDAFIASLGRPATQARIKALMARGFHRSGDVENRLGYHVGLLGS, from the coding sequence ATGAACTTTCCGGAAAAGCCAAATGCGACACCACGCGTCTTACTTGAGCGACGCCTGCCCTCATATTGGCGGGTCACGTTTGACCATCCGCCACTGAACGTCTTCGGACCAGAGACTATCCCGCAATTGAATGCGATCATCACGGCTCTGGAAACGGACGATCATGTTAAGGTCGTCGTATTCGATAGCGCAGTAGAAGGCTTCTTCCTGACCCATTACGATTTCCTCTCACCCCTTGAGGATTCGACGAGCATTCCGCCCGGACCGACTGGCCTGCAAGCACTCCCTGACATGCTGGTACGGCTTAGCCGAGCGCCGGTCGTCTCGATCGCCTCGATCCGTGGGCGAGCGACAGGGGTCGGCAGTGAGCTTGCGCTGGCGAGCGACATGCGTTTTGCCAGCCGCGAAAAGGCCATCTTGTCGCAATGGGAAGTCGGCGCCGGCCTAGTCCCCGGTGGCGGACCGATGGCTCGATTGCCTCGTCTCGTTGGCCGCGGACGTGCGCTGGAGATTCTCCTTGGGGCGGATGATGTTCGCGGGGATCTCGCCGAGCGTTACGGATACGTGAACCGCTCTTTTCCTGACGCGGAGCTCGACAGCTTTGTCGATGCGCTGGCGATGCGGATCGCGTCTTTCGATAAGCAGGCGATTGCGGATACCAAGCGCTTAGTTAATGCGGCAAGCCTGCCAGCCGACGCGGACATCGCACCCGAGTGGGACGCCTTCATCGCTTCCCTTGGACGTCCTGCCACTCAGGCCAGGATCAAGGCGCTAATGGCGCGCGGCTTCCATCGATCTGGTGATGTGGAGAACCGCCTTGGGTACCACGTCGGCCTGCTTGGCAGCTGA
- a CDS encoding DUF2798 domain-containing protein: MNTQLKRKIAFSLSMGVVTTGIISFVLLALNLGFSNELALAWLRSWAIGYVIVIPATLLLGPRLQAQVDRLVK; encoded by the coding sequence ATGAACACGCAGCTGAAACGGAAAATCGCTTTCTCACTTTCGATGGGCGTCGTGACGACCGGAATCATTTCCTTCGTCCTTCTCGCCCTCAATCTGGGCTTCTCGAACGAATTGGCCCTCGCATGGCTGCGTTCCTGGGCTATTGGGTACGTTATTGTCATTCCCGCGACCCTGCTGCTCGGCCCGCGACTGCAAGCGCAAGTCGATCGTCTCGTTAAGTGA
- a CDS encoding carboxymuconolactone decarboxylase family protein: MSKRLDYNQIAPAGVKALGSVYGYVMQSSLPPALVELVYLRISQINNCAYCLDMHTRDLLKKGEKIEKLALVQAWAEAGNLFDERERAALAWAETVTRVADTGVPDDAYQAARAVFEERELVDLTIAIGLMNAYNRMAISFRNPPQAALGK, translated from the coding sequence ATGAGCAAGCGCCTCGATTACAACCAGATTGCACCGGCAGGCGTGAAAGCGCTGGGCAGCGTCTACGGCTACGTCATGCAGAGCAGCCTTCCCCCTGCGCTGGTCGAGCTGGTGTACCTGCGAATTTCCCAGATCAACAACTGCGCCTACTGCCTCGACATGCACACGCGCGACCTGCTCAAGAAGGGAGAGAAGATCGAAAAGCTCGCGCTGGTGCAGGCGTGGGCGGAAGCCGGCAATCTCTTCGACGAGCGCGAACGCGCCGCGCTTGCGTGGGCCGAGACGGTGACGCGCGTCGCCGATACCGGCGTGCCGGATGACGCGTATCAGGCCGCACGCGCCGTGTTCGAGGAGCGCGAGCTCGTGGACCTCACGATCGCGATCGGCCTGATGAACGCCTACAACCGCATGGCAATCAGTTTTCGGAACCCGCCGCAGGCCGCACTCGGAAAGTAG
- a CDS encoding alpha/beta fold hydrolase, translated as MDNPKTPENIDRRRRTFVSGAAAIAAATSFGIVPSAEAQAGKATLPLIKPGTNASLGPLKHINAGVLNVAYAEAGPPDGPPVILLHGWPYDIHSFIDVTPMLASAGYRVLVPYLRGYGPTRFLSSETFRNGQPSALAVDVIAFMDALKIDKAVLAGFDWGARTAGIVAALWPERVKALVAVSGYLIGSQDVGRMPLPPKAELEWWYQFYFATERGRLGYETNRNDFNKLIWQLASPKWSFDDTTFARSAAAFGNPDHVDIVIHNYRWRLGLAEGEPKYAGLEKRLAEFPIITVSTITLESDANGAPHPDPKTYAKKFVGKYEHRHIEGGIGHNLPQEAPKSFVDAIIDVAQA; from the coding sequence ATGGACAATCCCAAAACCCCAGAAAACATCGACCGGCGTCGCCGAACCTTCGTGAGCGGAGCGGCCGCGATCGCGGCAGCCACTTCGTTCGGCATCGTGCCTTCAGCGGAGGCACAGGCAGGAAAAGCGACGTTACCACTCATCAAACCAGGTACAAACGCCTCGCTTGGGCCACTGAAGCACATCAACGCCGGGGTCCTGAATGTCGCTTACGCAGAGGCGGGCCCGCCCGATGGTCCACCGGTGATTCTCCTGCATGGCTGGCCCTACGACATTCACAGCTTCATCGATGTGACGCCGATGCTGGCGTCGGCCGGCTACCGCGTGCTGGTTCCTTATCTGCGCGGTTACGGCCCGACGCGCTTTCTTTCCAGCGAGACCTTCCGCAATGGCCAACCGTCGGCTCTGGCGGTTGACGTCATCGCTTTCATGGATGCGCTGAAGATCGATAAGGCAGTCCTCGCCGGCTTCGACTGGGGCGCGCGAACGGCGGGCATCGTCGCCGCACTCTGGCCGGAGCGCGTCAAAGCGCTCGTCGCCGTTAGCGGATATCTGATCGGCAGCCAGGACGTTGGCAGGATGCCGCTGCCGCCGAAGGCCGAACTCGAGTGGTGGTACCAGTTCTATTTTGCCACAGAGCGCGGACGGCTGGGATACGAGACAAACCGGAACGACTTCAATAAGTTGATCTGGCAGCTCGCTTCTCCGAAATGGAGCTTCGACGATACGACGTTCGCCCGCAGCGCGGCGGCATTCGGCAACCCCGATCACGTCGATATCGTGATCCATAACTACCGTTGGCGGCTCGGTCTGGCCGAAGGTGAGCCGAAATACGCCGGCCTCGAAAAGCGGCTTGCCGAATTCCCGATCATTACGGTGTCCACCATTACCCTGGAAAGTGACGCGAATGGCGCGCCACACCCGGACCCTAAAACTTACGCGAAGAAATTCGTCGGCAAGTATGAGCACCGCCATATCGAGGGCGGCATCGGGCACAACCTGCCTCAGGAGGCCCCAAAGTCTTTCGTCGATGCGATCATCGATGTCGCCCAGGCGTGA
- a CDS encoding alpha/beta fold hydrolase, producing the protein MPKPLFRNLFAGIAMLCSSAAPGHAQAPSEQERKADIGFFEIDKDITLRRMVVYNPRPKGTVLFLHGFPETLYAWKNISLALADDYEVHAFDWPGYGLSSRPTVDRFSYAPKDYARVLNDYIAKAGIDTSKLTIYATDIGALPALLLGLEKPDIAKTLIVGDFAPFNRPHYMYESLQSLKAGPSMEQARANLNKNRDDILENAFRRGLSNETQFEVSPEFKDDMSRGWSQGSMTTADAFSHYYAHFTRDQDHFESQLARLKTPVKVVWGEKDLYIKKEMGIEFAERVNAELTLLTGIGHYPHLQTPKQAIDEVRASFR; encoded by the coding sequence ATGCCAAAGCCATTATTCCGGAACTTGTTCGCAGGCATTGCAATGCTCTGCAGTTCTGCCGCGCCGGGACACGCCCAAGCTCCCTCCGAGCAAGAAAGGAAAGCCGATATCGGCTTCTTCGAAATCGACAAGGACATCACGCTCAGAAGAATGGTTGTGTACAATCCGCGACCGAAAGGAACCGTTCTCTTTCTGCACGGGTTTCCGGAGACCCTGTACGCCTGGAAGAACATTTCCCTCGCCCTCGCCGATGACTACGAAGTCCATGCTTTCGACTGGCCGGGCTACGGCCTTTCATCGCGGCCGACGGTCGACAGGTTCTCCTACGCGCCCAAGGACTACGCGCGTGTTCTGAATGACTACATAGCAAAAGCAGGCATCGACACGTCGAAGCTCACGATCTACGCAACGGATATCGGGGCCCTGCCAGCGCTTCTCCTGGGCCTGGAAAAACCCGATATCGCGAAGACTCTCATCGTCGGCGACTTCGCCCCGTTCAACCGACCCCATTACATGTACGAAAGCCTGCAAAGCCTGAAGGCGGGGCCTTCGATGGAGCAGGCCCGCGCCAATCTGAACAAGAATCGCGACGATATCCTCGAAAACGCCTTCAGAAGAGGCTTGTCCAATGAAACGCAATTCGAGGTTTCGCCGGAATTCAAGGATGACATGTCCCGTGGATGGAGCCAGGGTTCGATGACGACGGCAGACGCGTTCTCCCACTACTACGCGCACTTTACGCGGGACCAAGATCACTTCGAGTCGCAACTGGCCCGGCTCAAAACTCCGGTGAAGGTGGTTTGGGGCGAGAAAGACCTCTACATCAAGAAAGAAATGGGAATCGAGTTCGCCGAAAGGGTGAACGCCGAACTCACGCTTCTTACCGGCATCGGGCACTACCCTCATCTCCAGACCCCGAAGCAGGCCATCGATGAGGTGCGTGCTTCATTCCGATGA